From Candidatus Nitricoxidivorans perseverans, the proteins below share one genomic window:
- a CDS encoding substrate-binding domain-containing protein, producing the protein MGLRRLLIACVVAVALPLAATAEEELVVIANPSSGVDKLTRDEVIDIFFGRRRQLPSGIAAMPLDLPASSPEKARFYRRLVGKELSEINAYWARLVFSGRTQPPSQAQNTEEMMSLVNNNPGALGYVGKSDVGPRAKIVFDLGR; encoded by the coding sequence ATGGGCTTGCGCCGCCTCCTCATCGCCTGCGTCGTCGCCGTCGCGCTGCCCCTCGCGGCGACGGCGGAGGAGGAATTGGTGGTCATCGCGAACCCCTCGTCGGGCGTGGACAAACTGACCCGGGATGAGGTTATCGACATCTTTTTCGGCCGCCGCCGGCAACTGCCCTCCGGCATCGCCGCCATGCCCCTGGACCTGCCCGCCTCATCGCCGGAAAAGGCGCGGTTCTACCGCAGGCTGGTCGGCAAGGAGCTCTCCGAGATCAACGCCTACTGGGCGCGCCTCGTTTTCTCGGGCCGGACCCAGCCGCCGAGCCAGGCGCAGAATACGGAGGAAATGATGTCGCTTGTGAATAACAATCCCGGCGCCCTGGGCTATGTCGGCAAGTCCGATGTCGGCCCGCGCGCAAAAATCGTGTTCGATCTGGGACGATAG